Part of the Diceros bicornis minor isolate mBicDic1 chromosome 17, mDicBic1.mat.cur, whole genome shotgun sequence genome is shown below.
GACTCTTTAAACTGTGTACCTttggtaaaaaattaaaaattacaaacaaaCAACTGGCATAGGATTTGAAGAGCATGATCTTTGGAATCGGGTAGATCTACGTTTGAGTCTTTCTTGTCACTTAACTAATggtatgaccttgagcaatttatttctctgctttccacctgttttctcatctgaaaaatgaggacaaCATTTGCCTTACAGATTTGTCGTAAGGATTAAATGACGTAATATTTTTAAGTACACATAGCATAGTATGTAGCACATTCAGGCTATTATTTTGGGGTTGCTTCTCCAGTTTAGAGCAAGCAGTTACAATCAGAGGAATGGAAAGGTAAACACAGACAGGGTCTCCCATTTGTCTAGAGAAGATAGGATGATTTCTGATTCACAGAGTCATTCCAAGATGGACTCTCAGGGTGTTTTGGGCCAAGTTGATTGAGCACGGGGCTCCAACTTAGTGTTGATCTGAAATGGCCCAATTTGGACCATGCCTTTCTCATTTGTGGGTCTTAGAAGAATTTTAAGAAGCTTACTCGAATTTTAACAAGCTTAATTACATCTTAATTGAGAAGAAAGTGCACGTGAAAATGTGCTAAATATATGAAAGGGAAAACTTGagttaaagatgagaaaaaactTTTAGACTAGAACAGATTAATGAAAGATTGACCTTCTGTTTTAGTCAGCTACCTTTTGCCTAAGGAGCCAATAGATATAGTCCTACCTGGAAATGGGCATTGGATGAAATGGTTGCTAAGGGGTTTATCCAGGTTTTTTGGGAACAATAGGAACAAAACAGATAGAATAGGGGGCCTTATAAAATATCATGCTCTAAATATTTGAGCAACTACAATACTGTTTTATATCTGCTCCTTTTGACTGTGAGTTGTTGCATGGAAGGAAGCTACTAACTATCGCACCCTATGCAGAGACCCCAGAATCCAACAATAGCGTGTATACTTCCTTCATGAAGTCTCATCGCTGCTATGACCTGATTCCCACAAGCTCCAAATTGGTTGTATTTGATACTTCCCTGCAGGTAGGTGAAatcctcttttcccttcccccttccttgGAGACTCTGGTTCAATACCTCTCACCTTTCTCATCCCAAGGGTAAATATCCTTGTCCTTCTATGGGGTTAGTCTCATGTTTTCCCCAACATACCCAACCCCTGTTCTTTTAAAGTCCTGCCCCCTGTGAATTTCCCTTTGTGATTATTTCTCTggttacaggtgaagaaagctttctttgctttggtgaCTAATGGTGTACGAGCTGCCCCTTTGTGGGATAGTAAGAAGCAAAGTTTTGTGGGTAAGCAAAATTTTCTAGAACACAGTATTATTGGCATCTTGTGCTGGGCAGGGAAAGAAGCTTCTAAGCAGTGCTGAGGGCTCTTGTCTTGGCCTCCAGGCATGCTGACCATCACTGATTTCATCAATATCCTGCACCGCTACTATAAGTCAGCCTTGGTAAGGAACCTTAGCCCAATGACCAAACCACTTTCCCTGCCCAGAGTCCCTcattctcatttcctttcttccaaGCAAACCACAAGGGGTTAATGAAGCAGGGAGATCAAGTCTCAAGCTCTCTTGCTTCTGCTTCCAGGTACAGATCTATGAGCTGGAAGAACACAAGATAGAAACTTGGAGAGGTGTGTAGAGAATTGGGGATTGTAAAAGGATAAAGGGATGGAGAGTTTCCTGGGAAACGGTTTTACATGGTGATATTTTGAACCCCCGTTTTCCCTTCAGAGGTGTATCTACAGGACTCCTTTAAACCACTTGTCTGCATTTCTCCTAATGCCAGGTGAGTTCCAGCTACCTATTTGTCCAGAAGGGGAAGAGCCTTGCCATCAGCATAGCTAAAACCCTAGACACCCAGAAATCCAGgggcagaagagagaaaagacactcctcccacccccctgcCCGTCCCCCGCCACCACCCCCACACTCACTTACTCACTCTCTTTAGGTCTGGCCTGAACACTGCTCCCCTTCCCCAACCACCAGTTTTCCCTGTTTATAAACATACCCTAAGGAGCTGTCTAACCACTCTCAGGCCCAGCACTGTGGAACTTATCATTATTCCCCACCTTCCCACAGCTTGTTTGATGCCGTCTCTTCATTAATTCGAAACAAGATCCACAGGCTGCCAGTTATTGACCCGGAATCAGGCAACACCTTGTACATCCTCACCCACAAGCGCATCCTCAAGTTCCTCAAATTGTTTGTAAGTGCTCCTCAGCCCAGTTTTTACTTCTTATGTACTGAGTTGGAAGGATGTCCAAGGGTGGTTTAGGGAACCTTGCAATTCAAGCTGACAGTTCTTTCCTCAGATCACTGAGTTCCCCAAGCCAGAGTTCATGTCCAAGTCTCTGGAAGAGCTACAGATTGGCACCTATGCCAACATTGCCATGGTCCGCACTACCACCCCTGTCTATGtggctctgggcatctttgtacaGCACCGAGTCTCAGCCCTGCCAGTGGTGGATGAGAAAGGTGAGAGATTGggcagaaggagagggagggctcCAGGGAAGCCAGGGTGGCTCTGGGAAAATCGCTTAGCACAGCCCGGAGTGTGATTCTATGGGCAGAGGGAGCCTTGGATGCCAGATCCTCCTTGCTGAGCTGCCTCTGTCCCCCTAGGGCGTGTGGTGGACATCTACTCCAAGTTTGATGTTATCGTGAGTGATTGTGGAGGGGCTGGGAGGTAGGGAAACGGGCGGGGTGTTGAATGTGGAAAGGGAGAAGAAGAGAGTCTCTTCTGGGACCTATGGGTTTTAGAAGCCTCCAAGCTTTCAAATCCTATTTGAAAAGGAATTGAATGAGCTGGGTGGAGCTTGTGGGCATGGCTGACAACTGCCCTAAATCCCGCTGGTGAGGTTGGAGGGGTGCTCAGGGTTTGGGGGCTGGCTTCTTTGCTTCCCTGCAAgcaccttcctctctctctccagaatCTGGCAGCAGAAAAGACCTACAACAACCTAGATGTGTCTGTGACCAAAGCCCTGCAACATCGATCGCATTACTTTGAGGGTGTCCTCAAGTGCTACCTGCATGAGACTCTGGAGACCATAATCAACAGGCTGGTGGAAGCAGAGGTAGGGGGCCAGTGACCCAAGAGGAGCTGGGGGGAGCAGCCTTGAGAGTGGGGTTCGGCAAGGAGGGTAGGGGCGAAAAGGCTCACCCTAACTGAGGCTGGCACTAAACATCCCTTTCTCCCTTGTTGCTCTATGCCAGGTTCACCGACTTGTAGTGGTGGATGAGAATGATGTGGTCAAGGGAATTGTATCACTGTCTGACATCCTGCAGGCCCTGGTGCTCACAGGCGGAGAGAAGCCCTGAGCTGGGGCAAGGGGTCAGGCATCACCAGGGGCTGTGCCCCACTCACTGCCCGCCCGAGGCTCTGGGAGCCACAGATGAAACCTTGAGAGAATTGTGACTCTGTTCCCTGCTCTGCAGCCCCCTACCCTTCCACCTGGGAGCTGGGGAAGGTgttgggggaggaaggagaatggaTTTTTAGCTGTCCTTGTCCTCACACATACACTTGAGGAAAACTTTCAGCCTAGCCCATCCTAGCGTCTGTCCTCTTAGACATAGCCCCCTTTCTGGGTGAACTATGGGCTCTGTGCTCCTCAGGCAAATTCTGATCTCTAAGAGATCCCCAGACCTCACCCAGCCTTTGCCTGTATCTCTGCCCCTGACTCCACCCTAGATAATAGGACAACAAAACTCGAGATATTTTTATTCATCCTGTTTCATGCTGTATGAGGGGGCTGAGTCCATTTAGTGACATTTCTTCCCataatgg
Proteins encoded:
- the PRKAG1 gene encoding 5'-AMP-activated protein kinase subunit gamma-1 isoform X2 is translated as MVTSSDSHPALENEHPQETPESNNSVYTSFMKSHRCYDLIPTSSKLVVFDTSLQVKKAFFALVTNGVRAAPLWDSKKQSFVGMLTITDFINILHRYYKSALVQIYELEEHKIETWREVYLQDSFKPLVCISPNASLFDAVSSLIRNKIHRLPVIDPESGNTLYILTHKRILKFLKLFITEFPKPEFMSKSLEELQIGTYANIAMVRTTTPVYVALGIFVQHRVSALPVVDEKGRVVDIYSKFDVINLAAEKTYNNLDVSVTKALQHRSHYFEGVLKCYLHETLETIINRLVEAEVHRLVVVDENDVVKGIVSLSDILQALVLTGGEKP
- the PRKAG1 gene encoding 5'-AMP-activated protein kinase subunit gamma-1 isoform X1 → METVTSSDSHPALENEHPQETPESNNSVYTSFMKSHRCYDLIPTSSKLVVFDTSLQVKKAFFALVTNGVRAAPLWDSKKQSFVGMLTITDFINILHRYYKSALVQIYELEEHKIETWREVYLQDSFKPLVCISPNASLFDAVSSLIRNKIHRLPVIDPESGNTLYILTHKRILKFLKLFITEFPKPEFMSKSLEELQIGTYANIAMVRTTTPVYVALGIFVQHRVSALPVVDEKGRVVDIYSKFDVINLAAEKTYNNLDVSVTKALQHRSHYFEGVLKCYLHETLETIINRLVEAEVHRLVVVDENDVVKGIVSLSDILQALVLTGGEKP